A single region of the Bacillota bacterium genome encodes:
- a CDS encoding bifunctional oligoribonuclease/PAP phosphatase NrnA, which yields MEHKIFQLIIDNNSIVIARHKSPDLDAYGSQFGLYYALKQQFPHKLIYVIGDSNSLNQFGEFDEIDENILSNSLVFILDTVASQMLKGVFYQKAKTLVLIDHHQNDPDIKYDYYIRDTSASSTAEMVVKFLQINNIPINKEAAKPLFMGIVGDTGRFMHNNVKPSTFRAAADLLETGLDIQAIYNSMYVESLKMKKIKADFSNSFLITKNKVAYRKNDKNFLEQYNIDSNTISRGLVNQMAGIDEIPVWVNFTFDTATNNILCEFRSRELPVLEVAKKYGGGGHLMACGCSVSTWEETDEIINDLDKLVEEQNG from the coding sequence ATGGAACATAAAATATTTCAATTAATTATTGATAACAACTCAATTGTTATCGCAAGACATAAATCGCCAGATTTAGATGCTTATGGATCACAATTTGGATTGTATTATGCATTAAAACAACAATTTCCTCATAAACTCATTTATGTTATTGGGGATTCCAATTCACTGAATCAATTTGGAGAATTTGATGAAATAGATGAAAATATTCTTTCAAACTCATTGGTTTTCATCTTGGATACAGTGGCCAGTCAAATGTTAAAAGGCGTGTTTTATCAAAAGGCTAAAACATTAGTCCTAATTGATCATCATCAAAATGACCCAGATATTAAATATGATTATTATATAAGGGATACATCAGCTTCATCTACCGCTGAGATGGTTGTAAAGTTTTTACAAATTAATAATATACCAATTAACAAAGAAGCCGCAAAACCTTTATTTATGGGAATTGTGGGAGACACAGGAAGGTTCATGCATAACAATGTAAAACCTTCGACGTTTCGAGCGGCAGCCGATTTATTAGAAACGGGATTAGACATTCAGGCAATTTATAATTCGATGTATGTTGAGTCGTTAAAAATGAAGAAAATAAAAGCCGACTTCTCAAATAGTTTCTTAATTACAAAAAACAAAGTAGCTTATAGAAAAAACGATAAAAACTTTTTAGAACAATACAATATTGATTCCAATACCATTAGTAGAGGACTTGTAAATCAAATGGCTGGAATCGATGAAATACCTGTTTGGGTTAATTTTACTTTTGATACAGCAACGAACAATATCTTATGTGAATTTCGCTCAAGAGAGCTTCCTGTCCTCGAAGTGGCTAAGAAGTATGGTGGAGGCGGACACTTGATGGCTTGTGGGTGTAGCGTTTCAACTTGGGAAGAAACAGATGAAATTATAAATGATTTAGATAAATTAGTGGAGGAACAAAATGGATAA
- a CDS encoding bifunctional oligoribonuclease/PAP phosphatase NrnA, with amino-acid sequence MDKQFILDKILKYKKIIIHMHMRPDGDCYGAGFGLKNILTESFPEKEVYVVGDTADYVKFIGNVDTISDDVYKGALSIVVDTATRDRVADQRYSLGEYVIKIDHHLPVDDYGDYQFVDTSRPATAQIILEFYLEFSNILKLNMEAARALYTGIITDTGRFKYRSVTSDTFKAVAHLLDFGLDFTKVLATLDIKSENLMRLQGYVLQNFEKTQHGVAYIRMLPEIIAKFGVSLEEASSLVNELSSLQDCPVWILFAEYENNIVRARIRSKGPAIDKLANKYQGGGHPMACGANVGNWETVASLLADADELVKEYKESFQETNE; translated from the coding sequence ATGGATAAACAATTTATATTAGATAAAATTTTAAAATACAAAAAAATCATCATACATATGCACATGCGACCAGATGGAGATTGTTACGGAGCAGGATTCGGACTTAAAAACATTTTAACAGAATCCTTTCCAGAAAAAGAAGTTTATGTTGTAGGCGATACAGCAGATTACGTAAAATTTATTGGTAATGTCGATACGATTTCAGATGACGTCTATAAAGGAGCTTTGTCTATCGTTGTTGATACAGCCACAAGAGATCGAGTTGCAGATCAACGTTATTCCTTAGGAGAATATGTAATTAAGATAGATCATCACTTGCCAGTAGATGATTATGGAGATTATCAATTCGTGGATACTTCAAGACCTGCCACGGCACAAATCATTTTAGAGTTTTATTTGGAATTTTCTAATATTCTAAAATTAAATATGGAAGCTGCTAGAGCTCTTTATACAGGAATCATTACAGATACTGGTAGATTTAAATATCGATCAGTTACTTCTGATACGTTTAAAGCTGTTGCGCATTTGCTTGATTTTGGACTTGATTTTACAAAAGTTTTAGCTACACTTGATATTAAATCAGAAAATTTAATGAGACTTCAAGGGTATGTATTACAAAATTTTGAAAAAACACAACATGGCGTGGCCTATATTAGAATGTTGCCTGAAATTATTGCTAAATTTGGAGTTAGTTTAGAAGAAGCAAGTTCACTTGTAAATGAACTATCCTCTTTACAAGATTGTCCTGTTTGGATTTTATTTGCAGAATACGAAAATAATATCGTTAGAGCAAGAATTAGGTCAAAAGGACCTGCTATTGATAAGTTAGCAAATAAATATCAAGGTGGTGGGCATCCAATGGCTTGTGGAGCGAATGTTGGAAATTGGGAAACAGTAGCTTCTTTACTAGCGGATGCAGATGAACTTGTTAAAGAATATAAAGAATCATTTCAAGAAACGAACGAATAA
- a CDS encoding carboxypeptidase M32 yields METVNKFRELVKKSKAYIYVLQLCGWDSNTEAPRGAFPRRAELLGIIGSELFKLQTSKETQDIIYGLYAKKDELDPFTKREIEKAKKELDKIIKIPESEFIEYQQLIQLSQVVWQDAKANSDFNSFKDNLQKIFDFNKKFISYYGIDDHPYNVLLDDYEEGMSMKEYNKFFDVLKKDLVPFVKEILATKKNSNDAFMNEFFDASKQQEFCDYLIDVLAFDRNRGLMKKSVHPFTWNTSPDDVRFTTRYLENYVFSSIFAVIHELGHATYEQQIDTKWDNTLLNSGTSMGIHESQSRFFENIIGRSKSFWEVHYPKFKSLFPEQLRNVSLDDFYRATNKVEASLIRVEADELTYSLHIMIRYEIERMILSDEVQIEDLPKVWNKLMIEYLGIEPKNDGEGVLQDVHWSSGLIGYFPTYALGTAYSAQFYYSMKKELDIDKLVSENKISEINLWLKEKIHQFGASKSPKELLLEVTKEEFNPKYYVQYLKEKYTEIYLK; encoded by the coding sequence GTGGAAACAGTAAATAAATTTCGAGAATTAGTTAAAAAATCTAAAGCGTATATTTATGTGCTTCAATTATGTGGTTGGGATTCCAACACCGAAGCACCAAGAGGGGCATTCCCAAGAAGGGCTGAATTATTGGGAATTATTGGATCTGAGTTATTTAAATTGCAAACAAGTAAAGAAACTCAAGATATTATTTATGGACTTTATGCAAAAAAGGATGAATTAGATCCTTTCACAAAGAGAGAAATTGAAAAAGCAAAAAAAGAGTTAGATAAAATTATTAAAATTCCTGAAAGTGAATTTATTGAGTATCAACAATTGATTCAACTATCACAAGTTGTTTGGCAAGATGCTAAAGCAAATAGTGATTTTAATTCATTTAAAGATAATTTGCAAAAGATTTTTGATTTTAACAAAAAATTTATCTCATATTACGGAATTGATGATCATCCTTATAACGTCTTGCTTGACGATTATGAAGAAGGGATGTCGATGAAAGAATACAATAAATTTTTTGATGTTCTGAAAAAAGATTTAGTTCCATTTGTAAAAGAAATATTAGCAACGAAAAAGAATTCAAATGATGCATTTATGAACGAATTCTTTGATGCATCAAAACAACAAGAATTTTGTGATTATTTAATTGATGTATTAGCCTTTGATCGAAACAGAGGATTAATGAAGAAAAGCGTACATCCTTTTACTTGGAATACATCTCCTGATGATGTGAGATTCACGACAAGATATTTAGAAAACTATGTTTTTTCAAGTATATTTGCAGTTATTCACGAATTGGGACATGCTACTTATGAACAACAAATTGATACCAAATGGGATAACACACTATTAAATAGCGGAACTTCCATGGGGATTCATGAGTCTCAATCAAGATTCTTTGAAAATATCATTGGTAGAAGTAAATCGTTTTGGGAAGTACATTATCCAAAATTCAAATCTCTATTTCCTGAGCAATTACGAAATGTTAGTTTAGATGATTTTTATCGTGCTACAAATAAAGTAGAAGCGTCTTTAATTAGAGTTGAAGCTGATGAACTTACTTACTCGCTTCACATTATGATTCGTTACGAAATTGAAAGAATGATACTTTCAGATGAAGTTCAAATAGAAGATTTACCAAAAGTTTGGAACAAATTAATGATAGAATATTTAGGAATAGAACCTAAAAATGATGGAGAAGGAGTCTTGCAAGACGTACACTGGAGTAGCGGGTTAATTGGCTATTTTCCAACATATGCATTAGGCACAGCATACTCTGCTCAATTCTATTACTCTATGAAAAAAGAACTCGATATTGACAAACTAGTATCTGAAAATAAAATCTCAGAAATTAATTTATGGTTAAAAGAAAAAATTCATCAATTTGGAGCTAGTAAATCTCCAAAAGAATTATTGTTAGAAGTGACAAAAGAAGAATTTAATCCAAAATATTATGTTCAATATTTAAAAGAAAAATATACAGAAATATATTTAAAATAA
- a CDS encoding endonuclease: MTKLFKKFIILFLTFSFTIVLVGCDTLSTTTTSSGITSTTSTDLPITTITGNIGIEVINITKTEYNLGTSFDYDSITVVLVKASGSTIPLSSSLYTMTGFDSSTPGEITINIGYLDYTASFSITIKEPSTNLDITLTYYEDAQDLVGEPLLLALRAIVNNGYAGHIYTDASIALQTTDEDPNNANNIILVYSGTSIVSTWDEGGSWNKEHVWPQSLLDEDAGNQVNMASDLHNLKPATPSINSARGNKYFDISTTVVSFEPRDEVKGDIARILFYMMTMYSVLELIDGTPLIHQMAMLSVLLEWNDFDPVDDFERNRNEKIFLYQNNRNPYIDYPEFVDLVWDNLD, translated from the coding sequence ATGACAAAATTGTTTAAAAAATTTATAATTCTTTTTCTAACTTTCTCTTTTACAATCGTTTTGGTTGGATGTGACACTTTATCTACAACAACGACTTCTTCAGGAATTACTTCAACGACTTCTACTGATTTACCAATTACAACCATAACTGGAAATATTGGTATAGAAGTAATCAATATTACAAAAACGGAATATAATCTTGGCACATCTTTTGATTATGATTCTATAACAGTCGTTTTAGTTAAGGCAAGCGGATCAACAATCCCTTTAAGTTCTTCTTTATATACTATGACCGGTTTTGATTCTTCCACTCCGGGAGAGATAACAATTAATATTGGTTATTTAGATTATACTGCTTCCTTTTCAATTACCATCAAAGAACCTAGTACGAATCTAGATATTACCTTAACTTATTATGAAGACGCACAAGATTTAGTTGGAGAACCTTTGTTACTTGCTTTAAGAGCAATTGTTAACAACGGGTATGCAGGGCATATTTATACCGATGCAAGTATTGCATTACAAACAACGGATGAAGATCCAAATAACGCAAACAATATTATTTTAGTATATTCTGGAACATCAATCGTAAGCACTTGGGACGAGGGCGGTTCTTGGAACAAAGAACATGTTTGGCCACAATCTCTTCTTGATGAAGATGCAGGCAATCAAGTAAATATGGCGTCAGACTTACACAACTTAAAACCAGCAACGCCTAGCATTAATTCAGCTCGTGGGAATAAATATTTCGACATTTCAACAACCGTTGTCAGTTTTGAACCAAGAGATGAAGTAAAAGGCGATATCGCTCGTATTTTATTTTATATGATGACGATGTATTCTGTTTTAGAATTAATTGATGGAACTCCTTTAATACACCAAATGGCAATGCTAAGTGTTTTATTAGAGTGGAATGATTTTGATCCCGTTGATGATTTTGAACGAAACCGTAATGAAAAAATATTCCTCTATCAAAACAATCGTAATCCATACATCGATTACCCAGAATTTGTAGATTTAGTTTGGGATAATCTAGATTAA
- a CDS encoding CTP synthase, which yields MKVTKFIFVTGGVVSSLGKGITAASLGRLLKNRGLKVFMQKFDPYINVDPGTMSPYQHGEVFVTDDGAETDLDLGHYERFIDENLSVNSSITTGKIYSSVIEKERRGDYLGATVQVIPHITNEIKSKLEAAAIESDADVVITEIGGTVGDIESLPFLEAIRQARRDYGFYNTLYIHNTLIPYLETTGELKTKPTQHSVKELRSLGITPDVIVLRTSKEITNSMREKIALFCDVKKEAVIECLNAKILYEVAIDFLKQKLDDIVCEHLQLVTPPCDMSEWIELIDRIKHLEKEVTIGLIGKYVSLHDAYLSVCESLKHAGYFHRVKVNVVWINSNEITDENIDGMIKDVDGILVPGGFGSRGIEGKIKAIEYAREHQVPFLGLCLGMQLAIVEFARNKCSLPQANSTEFDLETIYNVIDYLPEQYKGIEMGGTLRLGLFNCDILENSLAHKAYGITKIKERHRHRYEVNNKFRKILEKNGMIFSGINPETKLCEMIELQNHPWFVGTQFHPEFLSRPQKSHPLFRDFVGAALKYKEKL from the coding sequence ATGAAAGTTACAAAATTTATTTTCGTGACAGGTGGAGTTGTATCCAGTTTAGGAAAAGGAATTACAGCGGCTTCTTTAGGAAGATTATTAAAAAACAGAGGATTAAAAGTATTTATGCAAAAATTTGATCCTTACATCAATGTAGATCCAGGAACAATGTCTCCTTACCAACATGGAGAAGTTTTTGTGACCGATGATGGAGCGGAGACAGATTTAGATTTAGGTCACTATGAACGTTTCATAGATGAAAACCTTTCTGTAAATAGTTCTATTACAACGGGGAAAATCTATTCTTCTGTCATTGAAAAAGAAAGAAGAGGGGACTATTTAGGCGCAACCGTTCAAGTAATTCCTCACATAACGAATGAAATTAAATCAAAATTAGAAGCTGCAGCAATCGAATCAGATGCTGATGTCGTTATTACTGAAATAGGAGGAACGGTTGGAGACATTGAATCGCTTCCCTTTTTAGAAGCAATAAGACAAGCTAGACGGGATTATGGGTTTTATAACACCCTTTATATTCACAATACGTTAATTCCGTATCTTGAAACAACAGGAGAACTAAAGACAAAGCCCACACAACATAGTGTAAAAGAATTAAGATCATTAGGAATTACTCCTGATGTTATTGTTTTAAGAACAAGCAAAGAAATTACAAATTCAATGCGCGAAAAAATAGCGCTCTTCTGTGATGTGAAAAAAGAAGCAGTTATTGAATGCCTTAATGCAAAGATTCTGTATGAAGTTGCAATTGACTTTTTAAAACAAAAATTAGATGATATCGTTTGTGAACATTTACAACTTGTAACACCTCCTTGTGATATGAGTGAATGGATTGAATTAATCGATCGCATCAAACATTTAGAAAAAGAAGTTACTATTGGATTAATTGGAAAATATGTATCGCTTCACGATGCTTATTTATCCGTTTGTGAATCATTGAAACATGCAGGGTATTTTCATCGAGTTAAAGTTAATGTAGTGTGGATAAATTCTAACGAAATAACCGATGAAAATATTGATGGAATGATAAAAGATGTTGATGGAATTTTGGTTCCAGGAGGATTTGGGTCAAGGGGAATTGAAGGAAAAATCAAAGCAATTGAATATGCAAGAGAACATCAAGTGCCTTTTTTAGGCTTGTGCTTAGGGATGCAACTTGCTATAGTAGAATTTGCAAGAAACAAATGTTCTCTTCCTCAAGCAAACTCAACAGAATTTGACTTAGAAACAATATATAATGTAATAGACTACCTTCCTGAACAATATAAAGGAATTGAAATGGGAGGAACATTAAGGCTAGGCTTATTTAATTGCGACATATTGGAAAATTCATTAGCTCATAAAGCGTATGGCATCACAAAAATAAAAGAAAGACACAGACATCGTTATGAAGTAAATAATAAGTTTAGAAAAATTTTAGAAAAAAACGGAATGATATTTTCAGGAATTAATCCAGAAACAAAATTATGTGAAATGATTGAGTTGCAAAATCATCCTTGGTTTGTTGGAACACAATTTCATCCGGAATTTCTTTCGAGGCCACAAAAGTCACATCCTTTGTTTAGAGATTTTGTGGGAGCCGCATTAAAATACAAAGAAAAACTATAA
- a CDS encoding DUF4097 family beta strand repeat protein — MKKFLEDLEAELKNNNLKDKEVKEILQDHEEMISEALEEGLTEEEIVNKFGDPKKLAKELADLNMHQETEVDFDEEGFKLYKTFELTQKELNVQVGLVSEDIQYIADDEKSIRVYYKGNPELNKYEVEYKDGTFSLKSPKNSSFNVFRRKGTETQIEFLLKLPKECLVQNMNHSGVHCDVSLNKINSKIMHFKTTNGDISINNCVTDSLHVETVNGDVELSNFITNSLRTSQINGNIEIKKSIVKEDFTSNTVSGDINLCEFECKNGVFRTVSGDIVGNESYFEAITLQSVSGDVTISNKDETRPIIVKAKHSVSGDIKINTK, encoded by the coding sequence GTGAAGAAGTTTTTAGAAGATTTGGAAGCAGAATTGAAAAATAACAATTTAAAAGACAAAGAAGTAAAGGAAATATTACAAGATCACGAAGAAATGATTAGCGAGGCATTAGAAGAAGGATTAACTGAAGAAGAAATTGTAAATAAATTTGGAGATCCAAAAAAATTAGCAAAAGAATTAGCTGATTTAAATATGCACCAAGAAACTGAAGTTGATTTTGATGAAGAGGGATTCAAACTATATAAAACGTTTGAACTTACTCAAAAAGAATTAAACGTTCAAGTAGGATTAGTTTCAGAAGATATTCAATACATAGCCGATGACGAAAAAAGCATACGCGTTTATTACAAAGGAAACCCCGAGTTAAACAAATATGAAGTGGAATATAAAGACGGAACATTTTCTTTAAAATCACCAAAAAATTCTTCATTTAATGTATTTAGAAGAAAAGGTACCGAAACTCAAATTGAATTTCTATTAAAATTACCAAAAGAATGTCTTGTTCAAAACATGAATCATTCAGGAGTTCATTGTGATGTAAGTTTAAATAAAATCAACTCCAAAATAATGCATTTTAAAACAACAAATGGAGATATTTCAATTAATAATTGCGTCACTGATTCACTTCATGTTGAAACAGTAAACGGAGATGTAGAATTGTCAAATTTCATTACAAATTCACTTCGGACCTCTCAAATTAATGGAAATATTGAAATTAAAAAATCAATCGTTAAAGAAGATTTCACCTCTAATACAGTAAGTGGCGATATTAACTTATGCGAATTCGAATGTAAAAATGGAGTTTTTAGGACAGTAAGCGGAGATATCGTTGGAAATGAAAGTTATTTTGAAGCTATCACTTTGCAATCCGTATCTGGAGATGTGACAATTTCCAATAAAGATGAGACAAGACCTATTATTGTTAAAGCAAAACATTCAGTATCAGGAGATATAAAGATTAATACAAAATAG
- the rpoE gene encoding DNA-directed RNA polymerase subunit delta, producing the protein MEGIKNMTSWNQMSLLEAAEQILLQHKQPMSFLELFQLICEAKELSEVERNEIIAQVYADFITSAKFVYVGDDQWDLKSRQSIDLWDKDGAFYQEFPDYEEDLEEIEEDEEEDDDLKEDDDEEDDDLEEDEFEEEDEIEKEADFDEFEDDIDYEDFVDDEAEFVEDEEDIVVEDAEDFDDEKYNEYMDDYEKMYDE; encoded by the coding sequence ATGGAAGGAATAAAAAACATGACAAGTTGGAATCAAATGTCTTTATTGGAAGCCGCAGAACAAATTTTGCTTCAACACAAACAACCTATGTCATTTCTTGAACTTTTTCAATTAATTTGTGAAGCGAAGGAATTGTCTGAAGTTGAAAGAAATGAAATAATTGCGCAAGTGTACGCAGATTTCATTACATCTGCTAAATTTGTGTATGTTGGTGATGACCAATGGGATTTAAAAAGCCGTCAATCGATTGATTTGTGGGATAAAGATGGAGCATTCTATCAAGAATTCCCAGATTATGAAGAAGATCTAGAAGAAATTGAAGAAGACGAAGAAGAAGACGACGATTTAAAAGAAGACGATGATGAGGAAGATGACGATTTAGAAGAAGACGAATTTGAAGAAGAAGACGAAATAGAAAAAGAAGCAGATTTTGACGAATTTGAAGATGATATTGATTATGAAGATTTTGTTGACGACGAAGCAGAATTTGTTGAAGACGAAGAAGATATTGTTGTTGAAGATGCAGAAGATTTTGATGACGAGAAGTATAACGAGTACATGGATGACTATGAAAAAATGTACGACGAATAA
- a CDS encoding PadR family transcriptional regulator, translating to MNAQFKRGIIELCVLSELVQEDMYGYMIINNISKHLDVNENTIYPILRRLTNEDYFTTYLEESNIGAPRKYYKVTEKGFRYYLSLRNEWDEFIGGVYQILNKGGKKSEEVFRRFGSRIEK from the coding sequence ATGAATGCGCAATTTAAAAGAGGAATTATAGAATTATGTGTTTTATCAGAATTGGTGCAAGAAGATATGTATGGATATATGATAATTAATAATATATCAAAACATTTAGACGTAAATGAAAATACAATCTATCCAATTCTTAGAAGATTAACAAATGAAGATTATTTTACCACTTACTTGGAAGAGTCAAATATTGGGGCTCCTAGGAAGTACTATAAAGTTACAGAAAAGGGATTTCGATATTATTTATCTTTACGCAATGAATGGGACGAATTCATTGGAGGAGTTTATCAAATATTAAATAAAGGAGGAAAGAAAAGTGAAGAAGTTTTTAGAAGATTTGGAAGCAGAATTGAAAAATAA
- a CDS encoding Na/Pi cotransporter family protein: MPLFFLAIEWKETVFAILGGLGVFLFGINLMSESLKKIAGSKLKMILEKTTNTPFKGILVGILITAIIQSSSATSAIVVGLVRAGLMTLPQAVGVIFGANIGTTVTSVLISLDIGQYAMPIMFLGSLLIFFFHKKKVKEFGKVILGFGMLFFGLETMGGALKQLVELPEFHNMLLSVANYPILGVLVGVGTTAIIQSSSATIGILQQLYSTGGVPLIGAIAIVLGDNIGTTITSVMASVGGSSASKRTAAIHVMFNTIGTIIFFLLLTPYTELIAFLGEKLIGADYLSNKLTVSLAHVVFNLVNVFIMYWFIKQLVWLATKIIPAKNEIVLGDVVLDEHLINGSTDLALENAKVAIVNMGNVCKAMFEYTYNFSFLYDQKESEKGIQCEELLDTLDDKIHNYLVKIGANDLHNKQIQQLAKDIDTITDLERIGDHLTNIMEFFEERHENKIDLRRSKKRFIRFI, encoded by the coding sequence ATGCCGTTATTCTTTTTAGCGATAGAATGGAAGGAAACAGTTTTTGCCATTCTTGGAGGACTTGGAGTATTTTTGTTTGGAATTAACTTAATGAGTGAATCTTTAAAAAAAATCGCAGGCTCAAAATTAAAAATGATTTTAGAAAAAACAACAAACACGCCTTTTAAAGGGATACTTGTTGGAATTTTGATTACGGCGATTATTCAGTCATCTTCGGCAACCAGCGCAATTGTTGTTGGTTTGGTAAGAGCGGGGCTTATGACTCTACCCCAAGCTGTAGGAGTTATCTTTGGCGCAAATATAGGTACTACGGTTACTTCCGTATTGATAAGCTTAGACATTGGGCAATATGCGATGCCGATTATGTTTTTGGGAAGTTTATTAATCTTTTTCTTTCACAAAAAGAAAGTCAAAGAATTTGGTAAAGTCATTTTGGGATTTGGAATGCTTTTCTTTGGACTTGAAACAATGGGTGGGGCCTTAAAACAATTAGTTGAATTACCTGAATTTCATAATATGTTATTAAGTGTGGCAAATTATCCGATTCTTGGAGTACTAGTTGGAGTTGGAACAACGGCAATTATTCAATCTTCTTCAGCCACTATTGGTATTTTACAACAATTATACTCTACAGGTGGAGTGCCTTTAATTGGCGCTATAGCGATTGTTCTTGGAGACAACATAGGAACAACCATTACTTCTGTTATGGCTTCAGTGGGCGGATCTTCAGCTTCTAAAAGGACTGCAGCAATACATGTTATGTTTAATACGATAGGAACTATCATTTTCTTCTTGCTTTTAACACCTTATACCGAATTAATAGCGTTTTTAGGAGAAAAACTTATTGGGGCAGATTATTTGAGCAACAAACTTACAGTATCTCTTGCCCATGTTGTTTTTAATTTAGTGAACGTATTTATCATGTATTGGTTTATCAAGCAACTTGTTTGGCTTGCGACTAAAATTATACCCGCTAAAAACGAAATTGTACTTGGGGATGTCGTACTGGATGAACATTTAATTAATGGGTCTACTGATCTAGCGTTAGAAAATGCAAAAGTTGCTATTGTTAATATGGGCAATGTTTGTAAAGCTATGTTTGAATACACTTACAATTTTTCTTTTCTATATGATCAAAAAGAATCAGAAAAAGGAATTCAATGTGAAGAGTTGCTCGACACATTAGATGATAAGATTCATAATTATTTGGTTAAAATAGGAGCAAACGATTTACATAATAAACAAATTCAACAATTAGCGAAAGATATCGATACGATAACCGATCTAGAACGAATTGGAGATCATTTAACAAACATCATGGAATTTTTTGAAGAGCGACATGAAAATAAAATTGATTTACGAAGAAGCAAAAAGAGATTTATTAGATTTATATGA